A stretch of Mobula birostris isolate sMobBir1 chromosome 2, sMobBir1.hap1, whole genome shotgun sequence DNA encodes these proteins:
- the gp1bb gene encoding platelet glycoprotein Ib beta chain: protein MRWQETFLVFLSMLRVAVFQCPETCSCSGTFVDCSGQELDISTVPKRFMGTITEIKLSNNKLSAIPNGLFDSLHHLRSVSLDNNPWACDCDILYLRSWLLKQEDRSQYKHLTCSSPTELQNRRILYLTEDEVISACNDWYCDVVLICQIALFIFIGIQAILLIFVIIYLKRFETLSEEAIRSTK from the coding sequence ATGAGATGGCAAGAAACGTTCCTTGTATTTCTTTCCATGCTTCGTGTGGCGGTTTTCCAGTGCCCGGAAACTTGCAGCTGCTCCGGGACGTTTGTGGACTGCAGCGGACAGGAACTGGACATCAGCACGGTCCCCAAGCGCTTTATGGGCACCATCACCGAAATTAAACTGAGCAACAACAAGCTCTCCGCCATCCCCAACGGCCTCTTCGACTCTCTGCATCACCTCCGGTCTGTGTCGTTGGACAATAACCCATGGGCATGCGATTGTGATATTTTATACTTGAGATCTTGGCTTCTTAAACAAGAAGATCGTTCCCAGTATAAGCATTTAACGTGTTCCTCGCCCACTGAGCTTCAGAACAGGCGGATATTGTATCTAACCGAGGATGAAGTCATCTCCGCCTGCAATGACTGGTACTGTGACGTTGTTCTGATATGTCAGATCGCATTGTTCATCTTCATCGGCATCCAGGCCATTCTCCTGATATTTGTTATAATATATCTGAAGAGATTTGAGACTCTTTCGGAAGAAGCTATTCGATCGACAAAATAA